TTGAACGCCCGACGGCGGTCGTCGTCGGTCACCAGTGCGACGCCGACGGCCAACCCTGCGACGACCACCTGACCGAATCGCATGAGGAGAGCGAGGGCGCCGTATGCGACCGTCGCGGCATCTCTCAGTCGCTCGCCCGCCTCTTCCTCTTCGCTGTCACTCATCGGAGCACCTCCGCCAGACGCTCGACCGAAGTCGTGTCGACGACGTCCAAGAACGCGACGAGCGCGACGATACTCACTCCGAGCACCGCGACGCGGACGAGCATCTGCGTTCGCGTCTTTCGGAGGTGTGCCCAGCTATCGGGATGATAGCCGAGGTACCACAGCGTGAGTATCGACGCGAGACAGACCGAGAGAACGTTGATGAGGACGACGGCCGACGCGCCGAAAACCGCCGCCGGCCGACCCCACGCGATACCGACTCCCGCGACGCCGACCGGCGGGACCACCGCCGCGGCGATCATCACGCCAACGAGGTCGAGCGTGCCGCTCGTCGAGATGCTGAGAGCGCCCGCGATACCTGCGCTGAATGCGATGACCAGTAAGAGCACCTGTGGTGCGGTGTGGCCGCCGACTCGAACGAGTTCGGTGACCTCGAACGTTCGGGTGACGAAGGTCGTCTCGCGGACAAGCGCGGCGAACAAAACCGCGCTCACGAGTGCGGTAACGCCGCCGACGGCGTGGTAGTGGAGGCTCCGACCGAACAGCGACTGGTCGTCGAGCACTGTCCCGACGCTCGTCGCCATGAGCGGTCCGATGATGGGGGCGATGACCATCGCGCCGACGAGCACCGTCGCCGACCCCATCAACACGCCGGCGGTCGCGACGAACGCACTGATCGCCGTCATCACCGCGTACGTTCCGAGGTCCGGGATGAGGTCGGCCGCTTTCGAATCGAGCTCGCTTCGAGAGATACCGCCGTGTTCGAGGCCCTCGTACCGGCCGTACGCCCGTTTGCCGTCTTCGGTCGTCGCGACGACCGCCTCGGGTGCGACGACGACCGTGTACATCTCGTCGGCGTCGAGGGTTTCGAGACGGCTCTGAACGTGCTCGACCGTCTGCGTGGGGATCGGCACCGAAACGATGCCCGGCGCGCCGGGGCTGTCGGTGTGATCGGTGACGACGTAGTCGAGACCGTCCTCTTCGAGGAGTGCAGCGACTTCGTGGTGCGTCGACTCCGAGAACGTCATCACTTCGAGCAATCGCATGTCTTCGTGCATCATATCGGGCATTTCGCGGGGCATGGCTGGGAGGGTCGGTTGCGGACGTGAGCGACAGCGGGGCACACCTATCGCTCTGAACGGACGGATACGGCTTCGAAAACAGTTCAAAACGTGAGTAGGTCGTCGACTCCCGGACCATCGTCGTCGGGGTACGTCGCCGCGTATAGGTTCGCGACGAGCGTCCGAATCTCATCGAGGCGGTCGGCGTTGTCGTCGGTGCAGTCGACGACGCACGTAGCGAATATCTCTCCCGACCCGCAGTCGGTGTAACGGAGTCGTCCGCCGCAACGGGGACAGCGGAGGTCGACGTGTGCGAGCATCCACGTCGCGTCGTGGCCCTTCCGGTCGAGTCGAGCGTGCAGTGCGAACCAGACGATATCGTCCCACTCCTGCCGACCGGTGGCCGTCGT
The sequence above is drawn from the Haloprofundus salinisoli genome and encodes:
- a CDS encoding TIGR00341 family protein, whose product is MMHEDMRLLEVMTFSESTHHEVAALLEEDGLDYVVTDHTDSPGAPGIVSVPIPTQTVEHVQSRLETLDADEMYTVVVAPEAVVATTEDGKRAYGRYEGLEHGGISRSELDSKAADLIPDLGTYAVMTAISAFVATAGVLMGSATVLVGAMVIAPIIGPLMATSVGTVLDDQSLFGRSLHYHAVGGVTALVSAVLFAALVRETTFVTRTFEVTELVRVGGHTAPQVLLLVIAFSAGIAGALSISTSGTLDLVGVMIAAAVVPPVGVAGVGIAWGRPAAVFGASAVVLINVLSVCLASILTLWYLGYHPDSWAHLRKTRTQMLVRVAVLGVSIVALVAFLDVVDTTSVERLAEVLR